The Diadema setosum chromosome 1, eeDiaSeto1, whole genome shotgun sequence genome has a window encoding:
- the LOC140226881 gene encoding thyroid transcription factor 1-like, which translates to MFLREMSYSPKHTTPFSVTDILTPLEESFRKSMFDSAGSSFPAVFSAASSMQSAYRSPQHAAHQGMQVSPMNMASANNPYTHMHVPQLSHPNYCNGSVGELAPHYSDHRPSAASWYGASPDPRFTISRLMNHSSTMNMNMNMNMNMNMNMNMSTLSAVGTGDLTKPLLPSTHRRKRRVLFSQAQVYELERRFKQQKYLSAPEREHLANLINLTPTQVKIWFQNHRYKMKRQAKEKNMQENNTICHQSPRRVAVPVLVKDGKPCNGSGGGGGGGGGGGDLTDDDERNLSDNVDSGDQGVVGSQQQSSASQALAAQHSANGHHASMKTSPVEPSSCGIPLSIPSSDSGIGLSPVSVHSHHQHQPSQATLHQQASAMHSLYSPTGAGGMTHNGAVNNMSSTAPFLLHGRTW; encoded by the exons ATGTTTCTGCGAGAGATGTCCTATAGCCCTAAACACACCACTCCGTTCTCCGTCACCGATATCCTAACACCCCTTGAAGAGAGCTTCAGGAAGTCCATGTTCGACAGCGCAGGATCCTCCTTTCCCGCCGTTTTTTCAGCCGCATCCAGCATGCAGTCAGCCTACCGGTCCCCGCAACACGCCGCTCACCAGGGGATGCAGGTGTCCCCCATGAACATGGCATCCGCCAACAACCCGTACACCCACATGCACGTACCACAGCTATCCCACCCCAATTACTGCAATGGCTCTGTCGGGGAGCTGGCCCCGCATTACAGCGACCATCGCCCGTCTGCCGCGAGCTGGTACGGGGCCAGCCCGGATCCTCGATTTACAA TTTCCAGGTTGATGAACCACTCGTCCACAATgaacatgaatatgaatatgaacatGAATATGAACATGAATATGAACATGTCCACACTATCCGCAGTTGGAACTGGTGACCTGACCAAGCCCCTACTCCCCTCCACTCACCGCCGAAAGCGCCGGGTTCTCTTCTCGCAGGCACAGGTATACGAGCTGGAGCGGCGCTTCAAGCAGCAGAAATACCTGTCGGCCCCTGAACGGGAGCACCTGGCTAACTTGATCAACCTAACCCCGACTCAGGTGAAGATCTGGTTCCAGAATCATCGCTACAAGATGAAGCGACAGGCGAAGGAGAAAAATATGCAGGAGAATAACACGATATGCCATCAATCACCCCGGCGCGTCGCTGTTCCCGTGTTGGTGAAAGACGGTAAGCCTTGTAATGGgagcggaggaggaggaggaggaggtggtggtggaggaGACCTAACGGATGACGATGAGCGAAACCTGAGCGACAATGTCGATAGCGGTGATCAGGGTGTGGTCGGAAGCCAGCAGCAGTCCAGTGCATCGCAGGCGTTAGCGGCTCAGCACTCGGCTAACGGCCACCACGCCAGCATGAAAACGAGCCCCGTCGAGCCGAGCTCGTGCGGCATTCCGCTCAGCATCCCGTCCAGCGACTCCGGCATCGGGCTTAGTCCTGTGTCCGTTCACTCGCACCACCAGCACCAGCCCAGCCAGGCGACGCTGCATCAACAAGCCAGCGCTATGCACAGCTTGTACAGCCCTACGGGAGCTGGGGGGATGACGCACAATGGCGCGGTGAATAACATGTCCTCGACGGCACCATTTCTCCTTCACGGAAGAacgtggtga